Proteins encoded by one window of Vitis riparia cultivar Riparia Gloire de Montpellier isolate 1030 chromosome 11, EGFV_Vit.rip_1.0, whole genome shotgun sequence:
- the LOC117925417 gene encoding PRA1 family protein F3-like: MTTYGTIPAGTPVSPSLGYISFARERIRSSLGTRRPWKEMVHLRSLSIPANAAEAFQRIKTNAAYFRMNYVIVILFILFLSLLWHPISLIVFVVTMAAWLFLYFLRDGPVVILGRSIDDRVVMVVLAVVTIVLLFLTDVTINILVSLLIGVVVVLTHSVVRMTEDLFVDGEDGARLRLRDAASSSFSTT, from the coding sequence ATGACCACGTACGGAACCATACCGGCGGGAACGCCGGTATCCCCAAGCCTAGGGTATATTTCCTTCGCCAGGGAACGGATCAGATCAAGCCTTGGCACACGCCGGCCATGGAAGGAGATGGTCCACCTCCGGTCACTCTCCATTCCGGCCAACGCTGCCGAAGCATTCCAGAGAATCAAAACCAACGCTGCCTACTTTCGGATGAACTACGTCATCGTCATTCTCTTCATCCTCTTCCTCAGCTTGCTCTGGCACCCAATCTCCCTCATCGTCTTCGTCGTCACAATGGCCGCCTGGCTCTTCCTTTACTTCCTCCGCGACGGACCCGTCGTGATCCTCGGGCGCTCGATCGACGATCGCGTGGTGATGGTTGTTCTGGCAGTGGTCACCATCGTTCTGCTGTTTTTGACGGATGTGACGATTAACATTCTGGTGTCGCTATTGATTGGAGTGGTGGTGGTTTTGACGCACAGTGTCGTGAGGATGACTGAGGATTTGTTCGTGGATGGAGAAGATGGTGCGAGATTGCGATTGAGAGATGCTGCTAGTTCTTCGTTTTCTACAACGTAG
- the LOC117925644 gene encoding uncharacterized protein LOC117925644 isoform X2 produces the protein MEAWVPLFDIFMNSPSPEFEASLWLQQSFNASSATTITTGSFLSLLTKPCDAVVSDSSSPSTKRVMWVQTLPNVVQSRILSFLALEKQRFCSRDLSRLARNVLSGDGEVEFWVKRGARNLLDQVSESSYEWISSLGLDSGGERVNEEFEVMPDWLKDAAGDSDLLLPWLPISPDELNSGTDFVCCGDDSDELVVDTGDGEERMDVVIEEIEIVQSKNAPLDAEVQNTAAGLKAQILTFESSSKTGGLAVQIHELCLQRGGDSFAILGLIEPWKADDEAASVLISHLSDGSEEELDWPSQVLCSIILPKLLVLEEPASRVLVTAIIEYCKLHQRAAVYGLLFPLLLRRGGINNPICDVVVRIIKECLHPAHVSAFFQKLLCEEEHVRSFICLPCHQYLISNELDSCCFELEHL, from the exons ATGGAGGCTTGGGTTCCGCTATTCGACATTTTTATGAACTCCCCATCGCCGGAGTTCGAAGCTTCTCTCTGGTTACAACAATCTTTCAACGCCTCGTCTgccaccaccatcaccaccgGCTCTTTCCTATCGCTGCTCACAAAACCCTGCGACGCCGTCGTCTCCGACTCATCTTCTCCTTCCACGAAAAG GGTTATGTGGGTGCAAACTCTGCCCAATGTGGTTCAGTCTCGCATTCTGTCGTTTCTTGCTTTGGAGAAACAAAGATTCTGCTCTCGGGATTTGTCTAGGCTTGCTCGGAATGTCTTGAGTGGGGACGGAGAGGTTGAGTTTTGGGTGAAGAGAGGTGCACGGAATCTGCTTGATCAAGTGTCTGAATCGAGCTATGAGTGGATTTCTAGTTTGGGTTTGGACTCTGGTGGAGAAAGAGTAAATGAGGAGTTCGAGGTGATGCCGGATTGGCTCAAGGATGCTGCGGGTGATAGTGATTTGCTTCTTCCATGGCTTCCCATATCGCCTGATGAGTTGAATTCGGGAACAGATTTTGTTTGTTGCGGGGATGATTCGGATGAATTGGTGGTGGATACTGGGGATGGAGAAGAAAGGATGGATGTAGTGATAGAGGAAATTGAAATTGTTCAATCCAAAAATGCTCCTTTGGATGCTGAAGTTCAAAATACGGCAGCTGGTTTGAAAGCCCAAATTTTAACCTTTGAATCTAGTTCCAAAACTGGAGGCTTGGCTGTTCAAATTCATGAACTCTGCTTGCAGAGAGGAGGCGACTCCTTTGCAATTCTGGGTCTTATTGAACCTTGGAAAGCCGATGATGAGGCTGCTTCGGTTTTAATTTCTCATCTTTCAGATGGAAGTGAAGAAGAACTTGATTGGCCCAGCCAAGTTCTCTGCTCAATTATACTTCCCAAATTGTTAGTTCTAGAGGAACCTGCTTCTCGTGTGTTGGTGACTGCAATAATAGAGTACTGCAAGCTCCATCAGAGGGCTGCTGTGTATGGACTCTTGTTTCCTCTACTTCTCCGAAGAGGAGGTATCAACAACCCTATTTGTGATGTGGTTGTGAGGATTATCAAGGAATGCCTACACCCAGCTCATGTTTCTGCCTTTTTCCAGAAGCTACTATGTGAAGAAGAGCATGTGAGGAGTTTCATTTGCCTTCCTTGCCATCAGTATCTAATATCCAATGAATTG gattCTTGTTGCTTTGAGCTTGAGCATCTGTGA
- the LOC117925644 gene encoding uncharacterized protein LOC117925644 isoform X1: protein MEAWVPLFDIFMNSPSPEFEASLWLQQSFNASSATTITTGSFLSLLTKPCDAVVSDSSSPSTKRVMWVQTLPNVVQSRILSFLALEKQRFCSRDLSRLARNVLSGDGEVEFWVKRGARNLLDQVSESSYEWISSLGLDSGGERVNEEFEVMPDWLKDAAGDSDLLLPWLPISPDELNSGTDFVCCGDDSDELVVDTGDGEERMDVVIEEIEIVQSKNAPLDAEVQNTAAGLKAQILTFESSSKTGGLAVQIHELCLQRGGDSFAILGLIEPWKADDEAASVLISHLSDGSEEELDWPSQVLCSIILPKLLVLEEPASRVLVTAIIEYCKLHQRAAVYGLLFPLLLRRGGINNPICDVVVRIIKECLHPAHVSAFFQKLLCEEEHVRSFICLPCHQYLISNELVWTESLFNLLQNILNHNVHLTQDSIDHLVYRVQELAEAFSKSLKFGNFLLCLVTKCSPFLKSYKISLTEAVEHTNTLVTKSILSKLSVL, encoded by the exons ATGGAGGCTTGGGTTCCGCTATTCGACATTTTTATGAACTCCCCATCGCCGGAGTTCGAAGCTTCTCTCTGGTTACAACAATCTTTCAACGCCTCGTCTgccaccaccatcaccaccgGCTCTTTCCTATCGCTGCTCACAAAACCCTGCGACGCCGTCGTCTCCGACTCATCTTCTCCTTCCACGAAAAG GGTTATGTGGGTGCAAACTCTGCCCAATGTGGTTCAGTCTCGCATTCTGTCGTTTCTTGCTTTGGAGAAACAAAGATTCTGCTCTCGGGATTTGTCTAGGCTTGCTCGGAATGTCTTGAGTGGGGACGGAGAGGTTGAGTTTTGGGTGAAGAGAGGTGCACGGAATCTGCTTGATCAAGTGTCTGAATCGAGCTATGAGTGGATTTCTAGTTTGGGTTTGGACTCTGGTGGAGAAAGAGTAAATGAGGAGTTCGAGGTGATGCCGGATTGGCTCAAGGATGCTGCGGGTGATAGTGATTTGCTTCTTCCATGGCTTCCCATATCGCCTGATGAGTTGAATTCGGGAACAGATTTTGTTTGTTGCGGGGATGATTCGGATGAATTGGTGGTGGATACTGGGGATGGAGAAGAAAGGATGGATGTAGTGATAGAGGAAATTGAAATTGTTCAATCCAAAAATGCTCCTTTGGATGCTGAAGTTCAAAATACGGCAGCTGGTTTGAAAGCCCAAATTTTAACCTTTGAATCTAGTTCCAAAACTGGAGGCTTGGCTGTTCAAATTCATGAACTCTGCTTGCAGAGAGGAGGCGACTCCTTTGCAATTCTGGGTCTTATTGAACCTTGGAAAGCCGATGATGAGGCTGCTTCGGTTTTAATTTCTCATCTTTCAGATGGAAGTGAAGAAGAACTTGATTGGCCCAGCCAAGTTCTCTGCTCAATTATACTTCCCAAATTGTTAGTTCTAGAGGAACCTGCTTCTCGTGTGTTGGTGACTGCAATAATAGAGTACTGCAAGCTCCATCAGAGGGCTGCTGTGTATGGACTCTTGTTTCCTCTACTTCTCCGAAGAGGAGGTATCAACAACCCTATTTGTGATGTGGTTGTGAGGATTATCAAGGAATGCCTACACCCAGCTCATGTTTCTGCCTTTTTCCAGAAGCTACTATGTGAAGAAGAGCATGTGAGGAGTTTCATTTGCCTTCCTTGCCATCAGTATCTAATATCCAATGAATTGGTATGGACAGAATCTTTGTTTAACCTGTTGCAAAACATCTTGAATCATAATGTTCATCTTACCCAGGATTCAATCGATCATCTTGTTTACCGAGTTCAGGAATTGGCTGAAGCCTTTTCCAAGTCTCTGAAGTTTGGgaattttttgttatgtttagtCACCAAATGTTCTCCCTTCTTGAAGTCTTATAAGATTTCATTGACCGAAGCTGTTGAGCATACAAACACTCTAGTGACCAAATCTATATTATCAAAGTTGTCTGTTTTGTAG
- the LOC117925646 gene encoding 1-aminocyclopropane-1-carboxylate oxidase 1 — translation MEVPMIDFDKLDGEKRAETKALLHQACEKWGFFQIDNHGVDKKLMEKVKHLVNTHYEEIMKRSFYESEIAKALEDKETASNIDWESSFFLWHRPTSNIDEFTNISEDLRKTMDEYIAQLFKLAEKLSELMCENLGLEKGYIREAFSGNAGPSVGTKVAKYPQCPRPELVRGLREHTDAGGIILLLQDDQVPGLEFYKDGEWVVIPPSKNNTIFVNTGDQIEVLSNGRYKSALHRVMADKNGSRLSIATFYNPSGDAIISPAPKLLYPDHFRFQDYLKLYATTKFADKGPRFESMKNMAIGHHSLHA, via the exons ATGGAGGTCCCTATGATAGACTTTGATAAGCTTGATGGTGAGAAAAGGGCTGAAACAAAGGCTCTTCTCCACCAAGCTTGCGAGAAATGGGGATTCTTTCAG ATCGACAACCATGGAGTTGACAAGAAGTTGATGGAGAAGGTGAAGCACTTGGTGAATACACACTATGAGGAAATCATGAAGAGGAGCTTTTATGAGTCAGAGATAGCTAAGGCCCTGGAGGATAAAGAAACTGCATCTAATATAGACTGGGAAAGCAGCTTTTTCCTTTGGCATCGACCAACTTCTAACATTGATGAGTTTACAAACATCTCAGAGGATCTTCG CAAAACAATGGATGAGTACATTGCTCAACTGTTCAAGCTGGCAGAGAAGCTTTCTGAGCTCATGTGTGAGAATCTTGGTTTGGAGAAGGGCTACATAAGAGAAGCATTTTCGGGAAATGCAGGGCCTTCAGTAGGGACAAAAGTGGCAAAATACCCTCAATGTCCTCGACCTGAGCTTGTTAGGGGGCTCAGGGAGCACACTGATGCTGGTGGAATCATTCTCTTGCTCCAAGATGATCAAGTTCCAGGCCTTGAATTCTACAAAGATGGAGAATGGGTGGTAATTCCACCTTCCAAGAACAACACCATCTTTGTAAATACAGGTGATCAAATAGAAGTCTTGAGTAATGGAAGGTATAAAAGTGCTTTGCATCGTGTCATGGCAGACAAGAATGGAAGCAGACTATCCATTGCTACCTTCTATAACCCTTCCGGTGATGCCATCATTTCACCAGCTCCCAAGCTCTTATATCCAGATCACTTCCGTTTTCAAGATTACCTGAAGCTTTATGCCACAACAAAGTTCGCAGACAAGGGCCCCAGATTTGAATCAATGAAGAACATGGCAATTGGGCATCACAGTCTTCATGCATAG
- the LOC117924451 gene encoding thioredoxin-like 2, chloroplastic: MADVFRLSSSPLTSFSSSLSSLQPGLVPTQKLDKRIYSVANWGVARLALRPSKRLPSFKVNARVAETEQPKWWEKNAGPNMIDIHSTQEFLGALSQAGDKLVIVEFYGTWCASCRALFPKLCRTAEEHPEILFLKVNFDENKPMCKNLNVKVLPYFHFYRGADGQLESFSCSLAKFQKIKDAIRTHNTARCSIGPPKGVGDLSLESL; encoded by the exons ATGGCTGATGTTTTTAGATTGTCTTCTTCTCCGTTAACCTCTTTTTCCTCGTCTTTGAGTTCTCTCCAACCGGGTCTTGTTCCCACTCAAAAACTAGACAAGAGGATTTATTCTGTTGCAAATTGGGGCGTTGCTCGCCTTGCTCTCAGGCCCAGTAAGAGGCTGCCTTCCTTCAAG GTAAATGCAAGAGTTGCTGAAACTGAGCAGCCAAAATGGTGGGAAAAAAATGCGGGACCAAATATGATCGACATTCATTCTACACAAGAATTTTTGGGTGCTTTGAGTCAGGCTGGAGATAAACTGGTTATTGTTGAATTTTACGGAACTTGGTGTGCTTCTTGCCGGGCATTATTTCCCAAG CTCTGCAGGACTGCCGAAGAACATCCTGAAATCTTATTTCTAAAAGTCAATTTTGATGAGAATAAGCCAATGTGCAAAAACTTGAATGTAAAGGTGCTTCCTTACTTCCACTTCTACCGTGGAGCCGATGGGCAGCTGGAATCCTTTTCATGTTCACTTGCTAAG TTTCAGAAAATAAAGGATGCCATCCGAACACACAACACAGCTCGGTGCAGCATCGGTCCACCAAAGGGAGTTGGAGACCTCAGCCTGGAATCCCTCTAA
- the LOC117924462 gene encoding cytidine deaminase 1-like, whose amino-acid sequence MERSRFVIEASEAESKAEKAGLTVMQLLPSLVNSAQKLARPSISKYHVGAVGLGSSGRIFLGVNLEFPGLPLNHSVHAEQFLITNLSLKAETHLRYLAVSAAPCGHCRQFFQEIRDAPDIKVLITSSSDQDFRPLSEFLPNRFGPDDLLDKDTPLLLEPQNNGLSLVNAIGSQLVNTGCNGVCACDQDSLKYEALEAANKSHAPYSGCPSGVALIDSEGRVYRGSYMESAAYNPSLGPVQAALVAYIAGGGDGYEEIVGAVLVEKEEAQVKQEQTARLLLNLISPKCEFRVFYCSSASKKP is encoded by the coding sequence ATGGAACGGTCCAGATTCGTGATCGAAGCATCGGAGGCGGAATCGAAGGCGGAGAAGGCAGGGCTGACGGTGATGCAACTCTTGCCGTCTCTGGTGAATTCAGCCCAGAAGCTGGCTCGTCCATCCATATCCAAGTACCACGTCGGCGCCGTCGGGCTGGGATCCAGCGGCCGGATCTTCCTCGGCGTCAACCTCGAATTCCCTGGCCTCCCCCTCAACCACTCCGTCCACGCCGAGCAGTTCCTCATCACCAACCTCTCCCTCAAGGCCGAGACCCATCTCCGCTACCTGGCCGTCTCCGCCGCCCCCTGCGGCCATTGCCGCCAATTCTTCCAGGAAATTCGCGACGCCCCAGATATCAAAGTCCTCATCACCTCCTCCTCAGATCAAGATTTTCGTCCTTTATCGGAGTTTCTCCCTAATAGGTTCGGTCCCGATGACCTCCTGGACAAGGATACGCCGTTGCTGTTAGAGCCACAGAACAACGGATTATCACTTGTAAATGCAATCGGTTCTCAGTTGGTCAACACAGGTTGCAATGGGGTTTGCGCCTGTGATCAAGACTCATTGAAATATGAGGCGCTTGAGGCGGCAAACAAGTCTCATGCTCCATACAGTGGGTGCCCATCTGGGGTGGCACTCATAGACTCTGAGGGCAGGGTCTACAGAGGCTCTTACATGGAGTCTGCCGCTTATAACCCGAGTCTGGGGCCGGTTCAGGCGGCCTTGGTCGCGTATATTGCAGGTGGGGGAGATGGGTATGAGGAGATTGTGGGTGCAGTGTTGGTGGAGAAGGAAGAAGCACAGGTTAAACAAGAGCAGACTGCTCGGTTActattgaatttgatttcaccCAAATGTGAGTTTCGTGTCTTCTACTGCAGTTCAGCTTCTAAGAAGCCTTAG
- the LOC117924453 gene encoding uncharacterized protein At4g29660 yields MKGRISNYVLRKYADYFYTKWEKNILWNQIDPYRRPKSFTPLVSIYIAAFYTGVIGAAITEQLYKEKYWEDHPGEEVPLMMPSFYRGPWRVVRGDALRPPSQSNP; encoded by the exons ATGAAGGGACGAATTTCGAATTATGTGTTGAGGAAGTACGCCGATTATTTCTACACaaagtgggaaaaaaatatCCTCTGGAACCAGATCGATCCCTACAGGCGACCAAAGTCATTCACCCCACTCGTCTCCATCTATATTGCCGCCTTCTACACTGGTGTCATTGGTGCTGCTATCACTGAGCAACTTTACAAG GAAAAGTACTGGGAAGATCACCCGGGGGAAGAAGTGCCTCTGATGATGCCATCGTTCTATAGGGGACCTTGGAGAGTAGTAAGGGGAGATGCCCTCCGGCCTCCCAGTCAGTCAAATCCATAA
- the LOC117925263 gene encoding tetraspanin-2: MAVSNNITAVLNFLALLCSIPIIAAGTWLASKPDNECIHLFRWPVVLLGVLILLVSLAGFVGAYWNKEGLLAFYLFCMGLLIGLLLILLVFAFVVSHSDGSYVVPGRAYKEYRLEGFSSWLRNYVTNSGNWNKIRTCLSQSDVCSKLSQNYITADQFFMAHISPLQSGCCKPPTICNYGYVNPTLWMNPTNPIADSDCYAWSNDQSQLCYGCNSCKAGLLGNLRKEWRRANVILIVAVVVLIWVYLIACSAFKNAQTEDLFRRYKQGWA; this comes from the exons ATGGCCGTCAGCAACAACATCACCGCAGTCCTCAACTTCTTAGCACTCCTCTGCTCAATTCCCATAATTGCCGCCGGGACCTGGCTGGCGTCCAAGCCGGACAACGAGTGCATCCACCTCTTCCGCTGGCCGGTGGTCCTCCTCGGCGTCCTCATCTTGCTCGTCTCCCTCGCCGGATTCGTCGGCGCTTACTGGAACAAGGAGGGCCTTCTGGCCTTCTACCTCTTCTGTATGGGGCTCCTCATCGGCCTCCTCCTCATCCTCCTTGTCTTCGCCTTCGTCGTCAGTCATTCCGACGGCAGCTACGTCGTCCCCGGCCGCGCCTACAAGGAGTACCGGCTGGAAGGGTTCTCGTCGTGGCTGAGGAACTACGTCACCAATTCCGGAAACTGGAACAAGATCAGGACTTGCCTCTCTCAGTCCGATGTCTGCTCCAAGCTCAGCCAGAACTATATCACCGCCGATCAGTTCTTCATGGCTCACATCTCTCCTCTTCAG TCAGGGTGTTGTAAACCTCCAACAATCTGCAATTATGGGTATGTGAACCCAACATTGTGGATGAACCCCACCAATCCGATTGCAGACTCGGACTGTTATGCCTGGAGCAATGACCAAAGCCAATTGTGCTATGGGTGCAATTCCTGCAAGGCTGGTTTGTTGGGGAACCTGAGGAAGGAATGGAGGAGAGCCAATGTGATTTTGATAGTGGCAGTGGTGGTGCTGATATGGGTTTACCTCATTGCATGCAGTGCATTCAAGAATGCTCAGACAGAGGATCTCTTCCGCAGATACAAGCAGGGTTGGGCCTAG
- the LOC117925448 gene encoding ectonucleotide pyrophosphatase/phosphodiesterase family member 3, translating to MGSDSLSILNATKATPIPVQEEDPPNQSTALLSFNTDSSSGPPQKPTTTIVFISLLLITCIALAAASAFAFLFFSSPSSQTPSTAHIESTARPLSKLHHPVVILISSDGFRFGYQFKTATPNIGRLIKNGTEAEHGLIPVFPTLTFPNHYSIVTGLYPAYHGIINNRFADPHTGEIFTMASHEPKWWLGEPLWETVVNHGLKAATYFWPGSEVKKGSWNCPLKFCRNYNGSVPFEERVDTVLGYFDLPSSEIPVFMTLYFEDPDHQGHQVGPDDPEITDAVARIDRMIGRLIQGLEKRGVFDDVTIIMVGDHGMVGTCDKKLIFLDDLAPWIEIPGDWVQSHTPLLAIRPPPGVSPSDVVAKMNEGLKSGKVDNGKNLRVFLKEELPSRLHYVASERIPPIIGLVEEGFKVEQKRSKRQECGGAHGYDNAFFSMRTIFIGHGPEFARGQKIPSFENVQIYNLVTSILKIQGAPNNGTQSFPQSILLSSP from the coding sequence ATGGGTTCGGATTCACTGTCCATCTTGAACGCGACGAAGGCGACGCCAATTCCAGTCCAAGAAGAAGACCCACCGAACCAATCCACTGCTCTGCTCTCCTTCAACACTGATTCTTCCTCTGGGCCTCCCCAGAAACCCACCACCACCATCGTCTTCATCTCCCTTCTCCTCATCACCTGCATTGCTCTAGCCGCCGCCAGCGCCTTCGCCTTTCTATTCTTCTCCTCCCCCAGTTCCCAGACCCCCTCCACCGCCCACATCGAGTCCACGGCACGGCCGTTATCCAAGCTCCATCATCCGGTGGTTATTCTGATTTCGTCTGATGGGTTTCGATTCGGGTACCAGTTCAAGACCGCTACGCCCAACATCGGCCGTTTGATTAAGAACGGGACTGAGGCCGAGCACGGTCTGATTCCGGTGTTCCCGACTTTAACTTTCCCGAATCATTACTCGATTGTTACTGGTTTGTACCCGGCTTATCATGGTATAATCAACAATAGGTTTGCGGATCCGCACACTGGAGAGATCTTCACTATGGCGAGTCATGAGCCCAAGTGGTGGTTGGGTGAACCATTGTGGGAAACCGTGGTTAATCATGGGCTCAAGGCTGCTACCTATTTCTGGCCTGGTTCTGAGGTAAAGAAGGGTTCCTGGAATTGTCCTTTGAAATTCTGTAGGAATTATAATGGTTCAGTTCCATTTGAGGAACGGGTTGATACTGTTTTGGGGTATTTTGATCTTCCAAGTAGTGAAATTCCTGTTTTTATGACACTGTATTTTGAGGACCCGGATCATCAAGGTCACCAGGTTGGACCTGATGATCCTGAAATCACTGATGCGGTTGCTAGAATTGATAGGATGATTGGACGGTTGATTCAAGGTCTAGAAAAGAGAGGGGTGTTTGATGATGTTACTATAATTATGGTGGGTGACCATGGGATGGTTGGTACTTGTGATAAAAAGCTGATCTTTCTCGACGATTTGGCACCTTGGATCGAAATTCCAGGGGATTGGGTTCAGTCGCATACCCCTTTGCTTGCAATCCGCCCACCCCCTGGGGTCTCTCCATCAGATGTTGTTGCGAAGATGAATGAAGGATTGAAATCAGGAAAAGTAGACAATGGGAAGAATTTGAGGGTGTTTCTTAAGGAGGAGCTGCCTAGTCGGCTCCATTATGTGGCAAGTGAACGAATTCCTCCAATAATTGGATTGGTTGAAGAGGGGTTCAAGGTGGAGCAGAAGAGATCGAAGAGGCAAGAATGTGGAGGAGCACATGGATATGACAATGCATTTTTCTCAATGAGGACCATCTTCATTGGCCATGGTCCAGAGTTCGCCAGGGGGCAGAAAATCCCTTCTTTTGAGAATGTTCAGATATATAACTTGGTTACTTCAATTCTCAAAATACAGGGAGCTCCCAATAATGGGACACAATCCTTTCCACAGTCTATTCTTTTGTCTAGTCCCTAA
- the LOC117925644 gene encoding uncharacterized protein LOC117925644 isoform X3, whose product MEAWVPLFDIFMNSPSPEFEASLWLQQSFNASSATTITTGSFLSLLTKPCDAVVSDSSSPSTKRVMWVQTLPNVVQSRILSFLALEKQRFCSRDLSRLARNVLSGDGEVEFWVKRGARNLLDQVSESSYEWISSLGLDSGGERVNEEFEVMPDWLKDAAGDSDLLLPWLPISPDELNSGTDFVCCGDDSDELVVDTGDGEERMDVVIEEIEIVQSKNAPLDAEVQNTAAGLKAQILTFESSSKTGGLAVQIHELCLQRGGDSFAILGLIEPWKADDEAASVLISHLSDGSEEELDWPSQVLCSIILPKLLVLEEPASRVLVTAIIEYCKLHQRAAVYGLLFPLLLRRGGINNPICDVVVRIIKECLHPAHVSAFFQKLLCEEEHVRSFICLPCHQYLISNELIWDAILS is encoded by the exons ATGGAGGCTTGGGTTCCGCTATTCGACATTTTTATGAACTCCCCATCGCCGGAGTTCGAAGCTTCTCTCTGGTTACAACAATCTTTCAACGCCTCGTCTgccaccaccatcaccaccgGCTCTTTCCTATCGCTGCTCACAAAACCCTGCGACGCCGTCGTCTCCGACTCATCTTCTCCTTCCACGAAAAG GGTTATGTGGGTGCAAACTCTGCCCAATGTGGTTCAGTCTCGCATTCTGTCGTTTCTTGCTTTGGAGAAACAAAGATTCTGCTCTCGGGATTTGTCTAGGCTTGCTCGGAATGTCTTGAGTGGGGACGGAGAGGTTGAGTTTTGGGTGAAGAGAGGTGCACGGAATCTGCTTGATCAAGTGTCTGAATCGAGCTATGAGTGGATTTCTAGTTTGGGTTTGGACTCTGGTGGAGAAAGAGTAAATGAGGAGTTCGAGGTGATGCCGGATTGGCTCAAGGATGCTGCGGGTGATAGTGATTTGCTTCTTCCATGGCTTCCCATATCGCCTGATGAGTTGAATTCGGGAACAGATTTTGTTTGTTGCGGGGATGATTCGGATGAATTGGTGGTGGATACTGGGGATGGAGAAGAAAGGATGGATGTAGTGATAGAGGAAATTGAAATTGTTCAATCCAAAAATGCTCCTTTGGATGCTGAAGTTCAAAATACGGCAGCTGGTTTGAAAGCCCAAATTTTAACCTTTGAATCTAGTTCCAAAACTGGAGGCTTGGCTGTTCAAATTCATGAACTCTGCTTGCAGAGAGGAGGCGACTCCTTTGCAATTCTGGGTCTTATTGAACCTTGGAAAGCCGATGATGAGGCTGCTTCGGTTTTAATTTCTCATCTTTCAGATGGAAGTGAAGAAGAACTTGATTGGCCCAGCCAAGTTCTCTGCTCAATTATACTTCCCAAATTGTTAGTTCTAGAGGAACCTGCTTCTCGTGTGTTGGTGACTGCAATAATAGAGTACTGCAAGCTCCATCAGAGGGCTGCTGTGTATGGACTCTTGTTTCCTCTACTTCTCCGAAGAGGAGGTATCAACAACCCTATTTGTGATGTGGTTGTGAGGATTATCAAGGAATGCCTACACCCAGCTCATGTTTCTGCCTTTTTCCAGAAGCTACTATGTGAAGAAGAGCATGTGAGGAGTTTCATTTGCCTTCCTTGCCATCAGTATCTAATATCCAATGAATTG ATTTGGGATGCAATATTGAGTTAG
- the LOC117925262 gene encoding uncharacterized protein LOC117925262 yields the protein MASRLAATLHQRLPILAGVCTASVAFTVDSVPRFSKSLKKLKGKRRVVPRRLLLGLGASFWAQFVSMSGSGGIGGKFLVASARQQGASSPVEQILKNVEWPEQFPFKEEDFQRFDETPDSIFYEGPRFVTHIDDQAIAALTKYYSKVFPPSNTAGVSILDMCSSWVSHFPAGYKQDRVVGLGMNEEELKRNPVLTEYAVQDLNVNPKLPFEDNSFDVITNVVSVDYLTKPIDVFKEMRRILKPGGLAIMSFSNRCFWTKAISIWTSTGDADHALIVGSYFHYAGGFEPPQAVDISPNPGRSDPMYIVYSRKLSTA from the exons ATGGCCAGCCGTTTAGCCGCAACACTGCACCAGAGGCTCCCAATTTTGGCGGGTGTTTGTACAGCTTCAGTTGCTTTTACTGTTGATTCTGTTCCCCGTTTCTCAAAATCGCTCAAGAAGTTGAAGGGCAAAAGAAGGGTGGTGCCCCGTCGCTTGCTATTGGGACTGGGAGCTTCATTTTGGGCTCAGTTTGTGAGCATGTCTGGGTCGGGTGGAATTGGTGGTAAATTTTTGGTGGCCTCTGCAAGGCAACAGGGTGCTTCTTCCCCAGTTGAACAG attttgaagaatGTGGAATGGCCAGAGCAATTTCCCTTCAAGGAGGAGGATTTCCAGCGCTTTGATGA aaCCCCAGATTCAATATTTTACGAGGGGCCACGCTTTGTGACACATATTGATGATCAAGCCATTGCTGCACTAACCAAGTATTATTCCAAGGTTTTTCCCCCTAGTAACACTGCAGGAGTGAGCATCCTGGACATGTGCAGCAGTTGG GTCAGCCATTTTCCAGCAGGATACAAGCAGGATCGGGTGGTAGGATTAGGGATGAATGAAGAAGAACTGAAGCGGAACCCA GTTCTGACAGAGTATGCTGTGCAAGACTTGAATGTGAACCCCAAGCTTCCGTTCGAAGATAATTCATTTGACGTCATTACTAATGTG GTTAGTGTCGACTATCTGACCAAGCCTATCGATGTATTCAAGGAGATGCGTCGGATTCTTAAACCAGGCGGACTGGCAATAATGAG CTTCTCCAACCGCTGCTTTTGGACAAAGGCAATCTCGATCTGGACGTCAACTGGCGACGCTGATCATGCTTTGATTGTTGGGTCTTATTTCCATTATGCTGGAGGGTTTGAACCTCCTCAG GCTGTGGATATATCTCCCAATCCTGGGCGCTCAGATCCGATGTACATTGTATATTCTAGAAAGTTGTCTACAGCATAA